A single genomic interval of Procambarus clarkii isolate CNS0578487 chromosome 61, FALCON_Pclarkii_2.0, whole genome shotgun sequence harbors:
- the LOC138354133 gene encoding cuticle protein 7-like, producing MEVVVFVAALVMGSLARAEPPPGYRPPYTPPTHPPYTTPPSYPSYTTPKSYPSYTTPSSYPSYTTPPTYPTYRPSPTYGVPTSEAPARYDFNYTVKDDASGNDFGHQESRDGPHTQGSYYVLLPDGRLEKVAYTVDGDSGYVAQVTYEGQAQHPTTQPQYPSYEPQYPSPQPQYPSPHPQYPSPKPTYPSTPYYG from the exons ATGGAAGTG GTTGTGTTCGTCGCCGCTCTTGTGATGGGGTCCTTGGCCCGCGCCGAGCCTCCTCCAGGCTACAGACCTCCATACACTCCTCCAACTCacccaccctacaccacacctccATCTTATCCATCCTACACCACACCTAAATCTTATCCATCCTACACCACACCATCATCTTACCCATCCTACACCACACCTCCAACTTACCCCACCTACCGTCCCTCACCCACATACGGCGTCCCAACTTCTGAG GCTCCGGCTCGGTACGACTTCAACTATACCGTCAAAGACGACGCTTCAGGAAACGACTTCGGTCATCAGGAGTCCCGTGACGGCCCCCACACCCAGGGATCTTACTATGTGCTGCTTCCCGACGGTCGTCTGGAGAAGGTGGCCTACACTGTCGACGGTGACTCCGGCTACGTGGCCCAGGTGACCTACGAGGGCCAGGCACAACACCCAACAACCCAACCCCAGTACCCATCATATGAACCCCAATACCCATCACCTCAGCCCCAGTACCCATCACCTCATCCTCAGTACCCATCTCCCAAGCCCACATACCCTTCGACTCCTTATTACGGCTAA
- the LOC138354134 gene encoding cuticle protein 7-like, with the protein MEVVVFVAALVMGSLARAEPHPGYRPPYTPPTHPPYTTPPSYPSYTTPKSYPSYTTPSSYPSYTTPPTYPTYRPSPTYGVPTSEAPARYDFNYTVKDDASGNDFGHQESRDGPHTQGSYYVLLPDGRLEKVAYTVDGDSGYVAQVTYEGQAQHPTTQPQYPSYEPQYPSPQPQYPSPHPQYPSPKPTYPSTPYYG; encoded by the exons ATGGAAGTG GTTGTGTTCGTCGCCGCTCTTGTGATGGGGTCCTTGGCCCGCGCCGAGCCTCATCCAGGCTACAGACCTCCATACACTCCTCCAACTCacccaccctacaccacacctccATCTTATCCATCCTACACCACACCTAAATCTTATCCATCCTACACCACACCATCATCTTACCCATCCTACACCACACCTCCAACTTACCCCACCTACCGTCCCTCACCCACATACGGCGTCCCAACTTCTGAG GCTCCGGCTCGGTACGACTTCAACTATACCGTCAAAGACGACGCTTCAGGAAACGACTTCGGTCATCAGGAGTCCCGTGACGGCCCCCACACCCAGGGATCTTACTATGTGCTGCTTCCCGACGGTCGTCTGGAGAAGGTGGCCTACACTGTCGACGGTGACTCCGGCTACGTGGCCCAGGTGACCTACGAGGGCCAGGCACAACACCCAACAACCCAACCCCAGTACCCATCATATGAACCCCAGTACCCATCACCTCAGCCCCAGTACCCATCACCTCATCCTCAGTACCCATCTCCCAAGCCCACATACCCTTCGACTCCTTATTACGGCTAA
- the LOC138354032 gene encoding cuticle protein 7-like yields MFLQVVFVAALVMGSLARAEPPPGYRPPYTPPTHPPYTTPPSYPSYTTPPSYPSYTTPPTYPTYRPSPTYGVPTSEAPARYDFNYTVKDDASGNDFGHQESRDGPHTQGSYYVLLPDGRLEKVAYSVDGDSGYVAQVTYEGQAQHPTTQPQYPSYEPQYPSPQPQYPSPQPQYPSPKPTYPSTPYYG; encoded by the exons ATGTTTCTCCAG GTTGTGTTCGTCGCCGCTCTTGTGATGGGGTCCTTGGCCCGCGCCGAGCCTCCTCCAGGCTACCGACCTCCATACACACCCCCAACTCacccaccctacaccacacctccATCTTATCCATCCTACACTACACCTCCATCTTATCCATCCTACACCACACCTCCAACTTACCCCACCTACCGTCCCTCACCCACATACGGCGTCCCAACTTCTGAG GCTCCGGCTCGGTACGACTTCAACTATACCGTCAAAGACGACGCTTCAGGAAACGACTTCGGTCATCAGGAGTCCCGTGACGGCCCCCACACCCAGGGATCTTACTATGTGCTGCTTCCTGACGGTCGTCTGGAGAAGGTGGCCTACTCTGTCGACGGTGACTCCGGCTACGTGGCCCAGGTGACCTACGAGGGCCAGGCACAACACCCAACAACCCAACCCCAGTACCCATCATATGAACCCCAGTACCCATCACCTCAGCCCCAGTACCCATCACCTCAGCCTCAGTACCCATCTCCCAAGCCCACATACCCTTCGACTCCTTATTACGGCTAA
- the LOC123774224 gene encoding pro-resilin, with translation MLLLLLQAPARYDFNWTVKDDASGNDFGHQQSRDGPHTQGSYYVRLPDGRLEKVAYTVDGDSGYVAQVTYEGQAQHPTTQPQYPSYQPQYPSPQPQYPSYQPQYPS, from the coding sequence atgttattgttattattgcagGCTCCGGCTCGGTACGACTTCAACTGGACCGTCAAAGACGACGCTTCAGGAAACGACTTTGGTCATCAGCAGTCCCGTGACGGCCCCCACACCCAGGGATCTTACTATGTGAGGCTTCCTGACGGTCGTCTGGAGAAGGTGGCCTACACTGTCGACGGCGACTCCGGCTACGTGGCCCAGGTGACCTACGAGGGCCAGGCACAACACCCAACAACCCAACCCCAGTACCCATCATATCAGCCCCAGtacccatcaccacaaccccaGTACCCATCATATCAGCCCCAGTACCCGTCATAA
- the LOC123774223 gene encoding uncharacterized protein, with the protein MVHFNAFRGKGKVNTVLVKVVFVAALVMGSLARPEPPSGYRPPYTHPTHPPYTTPPSYPSYTTPSTYPSYTTPSTYPSYTTPSTYPSYTTPSTYPSYTTPSTYPSYTTPSTYPSYTTPSTYPSYTTPSTYPSYTTPKSYPSYTTPSTYPSYTTPPTYPTYRPSPTYGVPTSEAPAKYDFNWAVKDDASGNDFGHQESRDGHHTQGSYYVLLPDGRLEKVAYSVDGDSGYVAQMEGEWWQIELRIELEDRIEDRVNYDRQIEVEDRCEWLTVAVVFVAALVMGSLARPEPPPGYRPPYTPPTHPPYTTPPSYPSYTTPSSYPSYTTPSTYPSYTTPKSYPSYTTPKSYPSYTTPKSYPSYTTPKSYPSYTTPSTYPSYTTPSTYPSYTTPSTYPSYTTPSTYPSYTTPSTYPSYTTPKSYPSYTTPKSYPSYTTPSTYPSYTTPSTYPSYTTPSTYPSYTTPSTNPSYTTPTYRPPTASPTYGVPTTEAPARYSFSWKVKDDASGNDFGQDETRDGPNTQGSYYVLLPDGRLEKVTYTVNGDSGYVAQVTYEGQVQHTTPKYPVYQPQYPSPQPQYPASQPQYPQTPSYG; encoded by the exons ATGGTTCACTTCAACGCCTTTAGAGGCAAAGGGAAAGTAAATACAGTTTTAGTGAAG GTTGTGTTCGTCGCCGCTCTTGTGATGGGGTCCTTGGCCCGCCCCGAGCCTCCTTCAGGCTACCGACCTCCATACACTCACCCAACTCacccaccctacaccacacctccATCTTATCCATCCTACACCACACCATCAACTTACCCATCCTACACTACACCATCAACTTACCCATCCTACACCACACCATCAACATACCCATCCTACACCACACCATCAACATACCCATCCTACACCACACCATCAACTTACCCATCCTACACCACACCATCAACTTACCCATCCTACACCACACCATCAACTTACCCATCCTACACCACACCATCAACTTATCCATCCTACACCACACCTAAATCTTACCCATCCTACACCACACCATCAACTTACCCATCCTACACGACACCTCCAACTTACCCCACCTACCGTCCCTCACCCACATACGGCGTCCCAACTTCTGAG GCTCCTGCTAAGTACGACTTCAACTGGGCCGTCAAAGATGACGCTTCAGGAAACGACTTCGGACATCAGGAGTCCCGTGACGGCCACCACACCCAGGGATCTTACTATGTGCTGCTTCCCGACGGTCGTCTGGAGAAGGTGGCCTACTCTGTCGACGGTGACTCCGGCTACGTGGCCCAG ATGGAGGGTGAGTGGTGGCAGATCGAATTGAGGATCGAGTTGGAGGATCGTATTGAGGATAGAGTCAACTACGATCGGCAGATTGAAGTTGAGGATCGTTGCGAGTGGTTGACGGTCGCA GTTGTGTTCGTCGCCGCTCTTGTGATGGGGTCCTTGGCCCGCCCCGAGCCTCCTCCAGGCTACCGACCTCCATACACACCCCCAACTCacccaccctacaccacacctccATCTTATCCATCCTACACCACGCCTTCATCTTACCCATCCTACACGACACCATCAACTTACCCATCCTACACCACACCTAAATCTTATCCATCCTACACCACACCTAAATCTTATCCATCCTACACCACACCTAAATCTTATCCATCCTACACCACACCTAAATCTTACCCATCCTATACCACACCATCAACTTACCCATCCTACACCACACCATCAACTTACCCATCCTATACCACACCATCAACTTACCCATCCTACACCACACCTTCAACTTATCCATCCTACACCACACCATCAACTTACCCATCCTACACCACACCTAAATCTTATCCATCCTACACCACACCTAAATCTTACCCATCCTACACCACACCATCAACTTATCCATCCTACACCACACCATCAACTTACCCATCCTACACCACACCATCAACTTACCCATCCTACACCACACCATCAACTAACCCATCCTACACCACACCAACTTACCGTCCCCCGACAGCCAGTCCCACCTACGGCGTCCCCACTACTGAG GCTCCAGCTCGGTACTCCTTCAGCTGGAAAGTGAAGGACGACGCTTCCGGCAACGACTTCGGCCAAGACGAGACCCGTGATGGTCCCAACACCCAGGGCTCCTACTATGTGCTGCTTCCCGACGGTCGTCTGGAGAAGGTGACCTACACTGTCAACGGCGACTCCGGCTACGTGGCCCAGGTGACCTACGAGGGCCAGGTCCAGCACACCACACCCAAGTACCCAGTCTATCAACCACAATACCCATCACCTCAGCCCCAGTACCCAGCGTCCCAGCCTCAGTACCCTCAAACTCCTTCCTACGGTTAA
- the LOC138354135 gene encoding uncharacterized protein: MSVGDVGVDVVGVDIVGVDVVGVDIVGVDVVGVDIVGVDVVGVDIVGVDVVGVDIVRVEVTCGCYLIISIPEVESLVLRLLWLLLVTVGTCAAITYRPSNATPSVSSVTATVPSATVSIATTTVSIAATTIPSASTLLSSATTLVSSATTLVSCATTLVFSATTLVSSATTLVSSATTLVSSATTLVSSATTLISCATTLVSSATTLVSCATTLVSSATTLVSSATTQVSSATTLVSCATTLVSSATTLVSSATTLVSSATTLVFSATTLVSSATTQVSSATTLVFTATTLVFSATTLVFSATTLVFSATTLVFSATTLVSSATTLVSSATTLVSSATTLVSSATTLVSCATTLVSSATTLVSSATTLVSSATTLVSSATTLVSSATTLVSSATTLVSSATTLVSSATTLVSSATTLVSSATTPTPIVTTTAISALTIVTSDTSTHPSVSTCVSSTTTPFPSTTTVP, from the exons atgAGTGTAGGTGATGTGGGCGTGGATGTAGTGGGCGTGGATATAGTGGGCGTGGATGTAGTGGGCGTGGATATAGTGGGCGTGGATGTAGTGGGCGTGGATATAGTGGGCGTGGATGTAGTGGGCGTGGATATAGTGGGCGTGGATGTAGTGGGTGTGGATATAGTGAGAGTGGAAGTGACGTGTGGATGCTATCTCATTATATCAATACCGGAAGTTGAA TCGCTCGTGCTACGATTACTGTGGCTCCTGCTTGTAACAGTCGGCACTTGTGCTGCTATTACCTACCGTCCCTCTAATGCTACACCTTCTGTCTCAAGTGTTACAGCTACCGTCCCTAGTGCTACCGTCTCTATTGCTACAACAACTGTGTCTATTGCTGCAACAACCATTCCTAGTGCTTCAACCCTGTTATCTAGTGCTACAACTCTAGTATCTAGTGCTACAACTCTAGTATCTTGTGCTACAACTCTAGTATTTAGTGCTACAACTCTAGTATCTAGTGCTACAACTCTAGTATCTAGTGCTACAACTCTAGTATCTAGTGCTACAACTCTAGTATCTAGTGCTACAACTCTAATATCTTGTGCTACAACTCTAGTATCTAGTGCTACAACTCTAGTATCTTGTGCTACAACCCTAGTATCTAGTGCTACAACTCTAGTATCTAGTGCTACAACTCAAGTATCTAGTGCTACAACTCTAGTATCTTGTGCTACAACCCTAGTATCTAGTGCTACAACTCTAGTATCTAGTGCTACAACTCTAGTATCTAGTGCTACAACTCTAGTATTTAGTGCTACAACTCTAGTATCTAGTGCTACAACTCAAGTATCTAGTGCTACAACTCTAGTATTTACTGCTACAACACTAGTATTTAGTGCTACAACTCTAGTATTTAGTGCTACAACTCTAGTATTTAGTGCTACAACTCTAGTATTTAGTGCTACAACTCTAGTATCTAGTGCTACAACTCTAGTATCTAGTGCTACAACTCTAGTATCTAGTGCTACAACTCTAGTATCTAGTGCTACAACTCTAGTATCTTGTGCTACAACTCTAGTATCTAGTGCTACAACTCTAGTATCTAGTGCTACAACTCTAGTATCTAGTGCAACAACTCTAGTATCTAGTGCTACAACTCTAGTATCTAGTGCTACAACTCTAGTATCTAGTGCTACAACTCTAGTATCTAGTGCTACAACTCTAGTATCTAGTGCTACAACCCTAGTATCTAGTGCTACAACTCTAGTATCTAGTGCTACAACTCCCACACCTATTGTTACAACTACTGCCATTAGCGCTCTAACTATCGTCACTAGTGATACATCTACCCACCCTAGTGTTTCAACTTGTGTCTCTAGTACTACAACTCCCTTTCCTAGTACAACTACTGTCCCCTAA
- the LOC123774348 gene encoding cuticle protein 7 isoform X1, which yields MIAKVLMMAALVAVTLARPEPPPVYGPPPSYPPPKPAYGAPAYPDTPPQYNSQFAVKDDYSGTDFGHQETRDGYDTQGSYSVLLPDGRLQKVTYYVNGDSGYVAEVTYEGEAQYPAYQPAPAYKPAPAYQPAPAYA from the exons ATGATTGCGAAG GTTCTAATGATGGCTGCCCTTGTGGCTGTCACCCTTGCCCGCCCTGAACCTCCCCCAGTGTACGGTCCACCCCCATCATACCCTCCCCCAAAACCTGCCTACGGTGCTCCAGCTTATCCTGAT ACTCCACCGCAGTACAACTCACAGTTTGCTGTGAAGGACGACTACTCTGGTACCGACTTCGGCCACCAGGAGACCCGCGACGGCTACGACACCCAGGGCTCCTACAGCGTTCTCCTCCCCGACGGTCGTCTGCAGAAGGTGACTTACTACGTCAACGGCGACTCCGGCTACGTAGCCGAGGTCACCTACGAGGGTGAGGCCCAGTACCCTGCCTACCAGCCTGCTCCAGCCTATAAGCCCGCTCCAGCCTACCAGCCCGCTCCAGCTTATGCATAA
- the LOC123774348 gene encoding cuticle protein 7 isoform X2, producing the protein MMAALVAVTLARPEPPPVYGPPPSYPPPKPAYGAPAYPDTPPQYNSQFAVKDDYSGTDFGHQETRDGYDTQGSYSVLLPDGRLQKVTYYVNGDSGYVAEVTYEGEAQYPAYQPAPAYKPAPAYQPAPAYA; encoded by the exons ATGATGGCTGCCCTTGTGGCTGTCACCCTTGCCCGCCCTGAACCTCCCCCAGTGTACGGTCCACCCCCATCATACCCTCCCCCAAAACCTGCCTACGGTGCTCCAGCTTATCCTGAT ACTCCACCGCAGTACAACTCACAGTTTGCTGTGAAGGACGACTACTCTGGTACCGACTTCGGCCACCAGGAGACCCGCGACGGCTACGACACCCAGGGCTCCTACAGCGTTCTCCTCCCCGACGGTCGTCTGCAGAAGGTGACTTACTACGTCAACGGCGACTCCGGCTACGTAGCCGAGGTCACCTACGAGGGTGAGGCCCAGTACCCTGCCTACCAGCCTGCTCCAGCCTATAAGCCCGCTCCAGCCTACCAGCCCGCTCCAGCTTATGCATAA